GCGACGAAGATGAGAGCGCTCAGGTCCACGGTCGAAGCGTATGAGCGTGGAGCGTGACCGGGACGGATGTCAAGTGGTGTGTCGCAGAACTACTGCTGTGACTGGTGTGTTCCGAGCCGCGCGAGCACACCCTCCGGCGCCTCCTCGGCGGTGATCGCGAAGATCCGGTGGTCGCGCCAGTCCCCGTCGATGTGGAGGAACCGCGGGGCGTAGCCCACCTGGTGCAGCCCCAGCTTCTCCACCACGCGCAGCGAGTTGGTGTTCTCGGGCCGGATGCAGATCTCGAGCCGGTGCAGGCGCACCGGACCGAGGCAGTGGTCGATCACCATGCCGACCGCACGCGGCGCCACTCCCCGGCCCGCGACGTCGGCGGAGACCCAGTAGCCGATGGAGCCCCACTGCGCCGAGCCGCGAGCGACGTTGCTGACCGTCACCTGTCCGGAGAACCGGCCGTCGACCTCGATCACGAACGGCAGGCACAGGCCCTGCCGGGCCTGGTGGAGGAGGGTGCGGGTGACGACCTTGTAGGACGAGGGGCGCGGCGCGGAGCCTGGCGGGACGGTCGCGTCCCACGGGCGCAGCCAGTCGTGGTTGCGGGCGCGCACGGCCTGCCAGTCGTCGGCGTCGCTCCGGCGCAGCGAGCGCACGACGATCCCCTCCGACTCCAGGCGGGCGGGCCAGCCCGGGGCGCTCAGTGGTCGCTCCCCACGACCTGCTCGACGGCGTGGCGCACGACGGGCTCCAGCACGCCGAGCCCGTCCTTCACGCCGCCGCGCGAGCCCGGGAGGTTGATGACGAGGCACTGCCCGGCGATGCCGGCGAGGCCGCGGGACAGCATCGCGGCCGGTACGCCCTGGGCCACGCCCGCGGCGCGGATCGCCTCGGCGATCCCGGGCACCTCGCGGTCGAGCAGCGGCGCCGTGGCCTCGGGGGTGCGGTCGGTGGGGGTGAGTCCGGTGCCGCCGGTCGTGAGGACCAGGCGGGCCCCGGCCGCGACGGCCGCGGCGATGGCGTCGCGGACCGGGTCGCCGTCGGGCACGACCGCCGGCTCGCCGCAGTCGAAGCCCTGCTCGCGCAGCCACGCGACGATCACCGGGCCGGTCTCGTCGGCGTAGGCGCCCGCCGCGGCGCGGTTGGACGCGACGACGACCGCGGCCGGGAGGCTCACCGCTGCCACCGCGTCACCGGGTCCACGAGCCCGACCGGCCACCGGTCTTGGTCTCGACGCGGATGTCGGTGATCGTCGCGGCCTTGTCGACGGCCTTGACCATGTCGACGACGGTGAGCGCGGCCACCGACACGGCGGTGAGGGCCTCCATCTCAACGCCGGTGCGGTCGGTCGTGCGGACGGTCGCGGCGATCTCGACCGCGTCGTCGGCCACCTCGAGGTCGACGGTGACGCCGGAGATCGCGAGCGGGTGGCACAGCGGGACGAGCGCGGGGGTCTGCTTGGCCCCCATGATCCCGGCGATCCGGGCGACCGCGAGCGCGTCGCCCTTGGGCACGCCCTCACCGCGCAGCAGCTCGACCACGGCCGGGCTGACCAGCACGCGGCCGCTCGCCGACGCCGTACGCGTCGTGACGGGCTTGTCGCCGACGTCGACCATGCGGGCGGCGCCGTGCTCGTCGACGTGGGTCAGCCGGGGGTCGTCCATCAGAACTCCTCGTCGAGGCGGCGGATGGCGACCATCTCGCCGGCCGGGATCGCGGTCGTGGCGGCCGGCACCTCGATGAGGCAGTTGGCAGCCGCGAGGTCGCCGATCAGGTGCGAGCCGTGGCCGCCGACGGGTGAGACGAAGGCACCACCGCGGTCGGTCTCGTAGAGCCCGCGCACCAGCTGCACCTTGCCGTCCGGGGAGGACAGCCCGTGGGTCAGGCGGGCGCGGCCGGCGGGGCGGACGTAGGGCAGCTTGCCCATCATCCGGCGGATCGCCGGCAGCACGAACATCTCGAAGGAGACGTAGGAGGAGACCGGGTTGCCGGGGAGGGTGAAGACCGGGGTGTCGTCCTCGCCGACCGTGCCGAAGCCCTGGGGCTTGCCGGGCTGCATGCCCACGCCTCCGAACCACATCGACCCGTGGTGCGACAGCGACTCCTTGACGACGTCGAAGTCGCCCTCGCTCACGCCACCGCTGGTGACGACGAGGTCGGCGCGGACGAGCTGGTCGCTGAGCGCCTCGGTGAAGGCGTGCGCCTCGTCGGGGACGATCCCGACCCGGTAGGCGATGGCGCCGGCGGCGCGCGCCGCCGCGGCGAGCAGGTAGGAGTTGCCGTCGTAGATCGAGTCGCGACCGAGCGGGGTGCCGGGGTCGCGCAGCTCGGAGCCGGTGGAGATCACGACCACCCGCGGACGCGGGCGCGTACGCACCGTGGAACGACCGACGGCGGCGAGCATCCCGAGGTGGCGCGGCCCCAGGACGGTGCCCTCCTCCAGCAGCATGTCGCCCTCGGCGATGTCGTCGCCGGTCGGCCGGATGTGCTGGCCCGGAGCCGCCGCGCGGGTGATGCGCACGGACGCGACGCCGCGGTCGGTCCACTCGTAGGGCACCACCGCCGTGGCGCCGGCCGGCACCGGTGCGCCGGTCATGATCTTCACCGCCGAGCCGGGCGAGATCGCCAGGATCGAGGACCGCCCGGCGCCGATCTCGCCGACGACGGGGAGCGTGACGGGAGCGTCCTGGCTCGCGCCGGCGACGTCCTCGGCGACCACGGCGTAGCCGTCCATCGAGGAGTTGTCGAAGCTCGGCAGCGAGATCGGGGCGACCACGTCCTCGGCCAGCGCCAGGCCGAGCGCCTCCATCAGCGGCTGCGGGAACGCGGGAAGTGGGGAGACCGTGGCCAGGATGCGCTCGACGTAGTCGGCGACGGGCAGCAGGTCAGCCATCGCTGCCCTGGTCGTCGGGCCGGGTGCCATCCGGCTGCTCGCCGAGCACCGCGCCGGCCTCGACCCGCTGGGCGGCCGGGGCCGCGAGCGACACGTCGCCGACGACACGGACGCCGGGGCCGAAGGTCCAGTCGCCCTCGACCGTGAACGACCCCGCCTCGCGCAGCGACGGCGCGCCCTCGGGGAAGCGCTTGTCGAAGTCGCGCACGAGCTTGTAGAAGTCTCCGTCGAGGGAGACGAAGGGCACCTGCTCACCCGCCTGGTCGAGCACGTAGTCGCGACGCAGGTCGTAGACGTCGGAGCGCAGGACCAGCAGGTCGTCGGTCGTCTTGACCGGCACGAAGCGGTCGCGACCCACCTCGATGGTGCGGGCCCCCTCGAACACCTCGATCGCGGCGCCCATCGCGGTCTCGATCTGGATGACCTCCGGCGTGGAGGGGTCGGCCGGGTCGAGGTGCTTGACGTTCTTGATCAGGGGCAGGCCCAGGATGCCGCCACGCGCGTCGAGCGCCTCCACCATCGCCTGCAGGTCGAACCACAGGTTGTTGGTGGAGCAGTACTGGTGCCGGCTCAGGTCGGCGAGCGCCTCCCTGTCGGCGTCGAGCGTCTGGGCCGACTCGCGCAGCACGATGCGGCCGTCGGCCTTGCGGCGCGCGAAGTGGCCGCCCTTGCGGTCCGACGGCGTACGCCGCACCGCCTCGATCGCGAACGGCGCTCCGCTCTGCGCGAACCAGCCCGCCACCCGGGCGTCGGGCACGGCTCCGAGGTTGTCGGAGTTGGAGACGAAGACGTGGCGGTAGCCGGCGTCGAGCAGCCGGGCCAGCAGCCCGGTGCCGCGCAGCGCGGTGTAGATGTCGCCGTGGCCGGGCGGGCACCACTCGAGGTCGGGATCCTTGGGGTAGGCCGCGGGCATCAGGTCGGCGGCCAGCAGCTTGGGCTCCTTGTTCTGCAGGAACTCCAGCGGCAGGCCGTCGACCGGCAGGTCCTCGTAGCGCGCCAGCGCCGCCATCGTGTCGGCGGAGGTGCGGAAGGAGTTCATGAACATCAGCGGCAGCGTGGCGTCGTGCTCCTTGCGGAGGTGCAGCACCTGCCGGGCGATGATGTCGAGGAAGCTCAGGCCGCGGCGCACGCACAGCAGCGACTTGGCGCGGTCCATCCCCATCGAGGTGCCGAGCCCGCCGTTGAGCTTGATGACCGCCGTCCTGCGGATGGCCTCGGCGCCGACCTCCTCGGGGACCTCGACGTCGTCCAGCGACTCCATGTCGAGGGGCTCGATCGAGGCCTCGGGGATCATCCCGGTCTCGCCGTGCTCGAGGAGCCGGTAGTAGTGCGCGAACGTGTCGATCGCGACCTCGTCGACGCCGGCGTCGCGCATCTTCTGGCGCGCGAGCTGGAGGCCCTGCGCACTGCCCTTGCTTGCCATGGATCGATCGTAGGCTGCGGGTGTGGGAGCAGGACACTCGGCGGCCAAGACCGCCCTTCGCGACCAGGTCCTGGCGGCCCGGCGGCGTCGCCCGCTCGAGGCCTGCACCGCGTTCGCGGCCTCCGTCGCGGAGGTCGCGCGGTCGTGGGAGCCGGTCCGGCACGCCGGCACCGTCGCGGCGTACGTCTCGGTGGGCAGCGAGCCCGGCACCGGGCACCTGCTCGACGCACTCCTGGCCGCCGGCACCCGGGTGCTGCTGCCCGTGCTGCGGCCCGACAACGACCTCGACTGGGCCGTCCACACCGGGGAGCACGGCCTCGTCAGGGCCGCCCGCGGCCTCTACGAGCCGGCCGGGCCACGGCTCGGCGTCGACGGCGTGCGCACCGCCGACGTCGTGATCGTGCCGGGGCTCGCCGTGTCCCCGACCGGCGACCGCCTCGGGCGCGGCGGCGGCTCCTACGACCGCGCGCTGGCGCGGGTGCCGGCGGGCACGCCCGTCGCCGTGCTGCTCCACGACGACGAGGTGGGGCTCGCCGTGCCGACCGACCCCCACGACGTCCCGGTGGGCTTCGCGCTCACGTCGAGCGGGGTCGTCCGACTCACCCGGTGAGCCGTCTCGGCGCGCCCGGGCGTCAGTCGGCCGCGGGGACGAGCGTCAGCCGGTGCTCGGTCGCGGTCTCGACGGCCTCGCGGCTCCACGCCCACGGCAGGGTCTGGCCGTCGACGTAGAGCTCGGTCTGGTCGGTGTAGTGCGACGAGGTCGGGTGGCCGGAGACGCCGGTGAGGTTGATCCACCGGGAGTCGTCCCAGTCGGCGAGCGAGACGACCATGCGCATCGACGGGGCGGCCGTGACCTCGAAGCCGTCGACGGCGTTCCACGACGTGGCGTCGACGATGGACGAGCCGCCGCCGACCTCCCAGCCGTCGCGGTTGAAGAACCGCTCGACCGGCGCGACGCCGGAGTCACCCAGGGTGGCGTGGCGGAGGTTCATCCGGTGCAGGCGACCCCACTCCCACAGCCGGGGGTCGCGCGACTGGCGCCGGGTCATCTCGTCGCGAGCCTCGATGAGGGCCGCGCGCAGGATGTCGTCACGCGTCTCGACCCGGTCGTCGGTGCGCGCGTCGTCCCACCACGGCCCGGCGGGCTCGGTGAGCATGTCGCTCACCACGCGGAACCAGCGGTCGCCGCCGTCGGGCCAGGTGCGCTGGCGCAGGTCGTCGTGGAAGGTCCGCTCGAGGATCGTGCGCCACACGACGTTGTAGTAGGCGGCGGGCGCGCTGTCGGCCGGGGAGGTGAAGTCCCAGTCGCGCAGCAGGTTCTGCGCATTGCGGTAGTAGGGCGAGGGCAGGCGCTCGACGTCGAGGAGGTAGGGCACGAGCGTCTCGGCCATCGGGTCGGCCGAGTCGAGCTGCAGGTCTGCCATCTCCGCGACGGAGAGCTCGCCCTCGGTCTCGAGCACCTCGCGGATCCGCGTCGAGCGGTAGCCGTAGTCCCAGTCCTTCGTCAGCAGGTAGGGGTAGCGCTCGTCGATGACGGCCTGGTTGGCCGTGACGAGGTAGCCCTCCTCGGGGTCGAGCACGCTGGGCAGGCCGTCGAAGGGGATGTAGTCGCCGGTCCAGTCGTTGGCGCTGATCCAGCCCTCCACCGGCATGGTGCCGTCGTTGCCGCCGCGCCGGATCGGGATGCGGCCCGGGGACTGGTAGCCGATGTGGCCCTCGCGGTCGGCGTAGACGAGGTTCTGCGCGGGGACCGCGAAGTCGGCGGCGGCCGCCC
The sequence above is drawn from the Nocardioides sp. zg-1228 genome and encodes:
- a CDS encoding MogA/MoaB family molybdenum cofactor biosynthesis protein, with the translated sequence MSLPAAVVVASNRAAAGAYADETGPVIVAWLREQGFDCGEPAVVPDGDPVRDAIAAAVAAGARLVLTTGGTGLTPTDRTPEATAPLLDREVPGIAEAIRAAGVAQGVPAAMLSRGLAGIAGQCLVINLPGSRGGVKDGLGVLEPVVRHAVEQVVGSDH
- a CDS encoding 5-formyltetrahydrofolate cyclo-ligase; its protein translation is MGAGHSAAKTALRDQVLAARRRRPLEACTAFAASVAEVARSWEPVRHAGTVAAYVSVGSEPGTGHLLDALLAAGTRVLLPVLRPDNDLDWAVHTGEHGLVRAARGLYEPAGPRLGVDGVRTADVVIVPGLAVSPTGDRLGRGGGSYDRALARVPAGTPVAVLLHDDEVGLAVPTDPHDVPVGFALTSSGVVRLTR
- the moaC gene encoding cyclic pyranopterin monophosphate synthase MoaC, with translation MDDPRLTHVDEHGAARMVDVGDKPVTTRTASASGRVLVSPAVVELLRGEGVPKGDALAVARIAGIMGAKQTPALVPLCHPLAISGVTVDLEVADDAVEIAATVRTTDRTGVEMEALTAVSVAALTVVDMVKAVDKAATITDIRVETKTGGRSGSWTR
- a CDS encoding GNAT family protein translates to MRSLRRSDADDWQAVRARNHDWLRPWDATVPPGSAPRPSSYKVVTRTLLHQARQGLCLPFVIEVDGRFSGQVTVSNVARGSAQWGSIGYWVSADVAGRGVAPRAVGMVIDHCLGPVRLHRLEICIRPENTNSLRVVEKLGLHQVGYAPRFLHIDGDWRDHRIFAITAEEAPEGVLARLGTHQSQQ
- a CDS encoding UTP--glucose-1-phosphate uridylyltransferase, with protein sequence MASKGSAQGLQLARQKMRDAGVDEVAIDTFAHYYRLLEHGETGMIPEASIEPLDMESLDDVEVPEEVGAEAIRRTAVIKLNGGLGTSMGMDRAKSLLCVRRGLSFLDIIARQVLHLRKEHDATLPLMFMNSFRTSADTMAALARYEDLPVDGLPLEFLQNKEPKLLAADLMPAAYPKDPDLEWCPPGHGDIYTALRGTGLLARLLDAGYRHVFVSNSDNLGAVPDARVAGWFAQSGAPFAIEAVRRTPSDRKGGHFARRKADGRIVLRESAQTLDADREALADLSRHQYCSTNNLWFDLQAMVEALDARGGILGLPLIKNVKHLDPADPSTPEVIQIETAMGAAIEVFEGARTIEVGRDRFVPVKTTDDLLVLRSDVYDLRRDYVLDQAGEQVPFVSLDGDFYKLVRDFDKRFPEGAPSLREAGSFTVEGDWTFGPGVRVVGDVSLAAPAAQRVEAGAVLGEQPDGTRPDDQGSDG
- the glp gene encoding gephyrin-like molybdotransferase Glp; the protein is MADLLPVADYVERILATVSPLPAFPQPLMEALGLALAEDVVAPISLPSFDNSSMDGYAVVAEDVAGASQDAPVTLPVVGEIGAGRSSILAISPGSAVKIMTGAPVPAGATAVVPYEWTDRGVASVRITRAAAPGQHIRPTGDDIAEGDMLLEEGTVLGPRHLGMLAAVGRSTVRTRPRPRVVVISTGSELRDPGTPLGRDSIYDGNSYLLAAAARAAGAIAYRVGIVPDEAHAFTEALSDQLVRADLVVTSGGVSEGDFDVVKESLSHHGSMWFGGVGMQPGKPQGFGTVGEDDTPVFTLPGNPVSSYVSFEMFVLPAIRRMMGKLPYVRPAGRARLTHGLSSPDGKVQLVRGLYETDRGGAFVSPVGGHGSHLIGDLAAANCLIEVPAATTAIPAGEMVAIRRLDEEF